The Malus domestica chromosome 13, GDT2T_hap1 genome includes a window with the following:
- the LOC103452931 gene encoding uncharacterized protein isoform X1 has protein sequence MEMDSVEGDSHGDINDDESAEHSFPPEASDPCGVSGDPELGPRVGDDYQAEIPCLIAVSDYVRLLKNPIDAEIAGGSPHGLGMGLPIPVMWINEEFESNKYEHVKETLIVSESDNIKCKAQPMDVKFKNGTTSGESEKLVLKQELMAQMYKKPGGVYCPVPGSGGDSWSGIEEASFLLGLYIFGKKLVLVKKFVGSKQMGDVLSFYHGKFYKSDRYKRWKECKKMRSRKCIFGQRIFMGPRQHELFSRLFSHVSEECQNSLLEVSKTFGEGKILLEEYVFILKARVGLNALVEAVGIGTGKKDLTGIATETLKSNHVAPVRPEIPTGKACSSLTPLEIVNFLTGGFRLSKARSSDLFWEAVWPRLLARGWHSEQPYPGFSTGSKNSLVFLIPGIKKFSKRKLVKGSHYFDSVSDVLNKVASDPKLLELETGANKENGWTDETKLDEHDFPNQQRHCYLQPRTPNRSSADVVKFTVVDTSLSNRKTSKVRELRSLPFELDASTSRSDSDDDDEDASEDSTDKSNSADSLCSQRIHVSKSICLGRSEFKISDDKYFEYDTSEWEHQASGQGLTTVTADLSKNENIGICNDMRHRKATKCQKIQKMVSEKENHVAPVLKRRQQLVACNLTYTIPSRNHFLQGPLLQQDACSSEDHPELSEKTPSQVDLSEEKLSSTSTLSRGASPVNNGEGKRGDSLRVETFHENPQCRTFFDLNMPPSLDAETDEPFTMTERQDDQTKQEPDTASHSTQPSECGDISELQSAMNSRRQSTRNRPLTTKVLESFAYGFFDTKQKRKSRDEFPQDNSILRPSKRARTKVRAPDSFDTSLPDFSMQETGSATPNNNADGYSELDMVSQVS, from the exons ATGGAG ATGGATTCAGTTGAAGGAGATAGCCATGGGGATATCAATGACGATGAATCAGCGGAGCATTCATTTCCTCCAGAAGCTTCTGATCCATGTGGTGTCTCTGGTGACCCTGAGCTAGGTCCTAGAGTTGGAGATGACTACCAGGCTGAAATTCCCTGTCTAATAGCTGTTTCTGACTATGTACGACTTTTAAAGAACCCAATTGATGCAGAAATTGCTGGCGGTAGTCCCCATGGTTTAGGAATGGGGTTACCCATACCAGTAATGTGGATCAATGAGGAATTTGAGAGCAACAAATATGAACATGTCAAAGAGACCCTGATTGTTTCAGAAAGTGACAACATAAAATGCAAAGCTCAGCCAATGGATGTTAAATTCAAGAATGGGACAACATCAGGTGAGTCAGAAAAGTTAGTATTGAAACAAGAACTGATGGCTCAAATGTATAAAAAGCCTGGAGGTGTGTATTGTCCGGTTCCTGGTTCTGGAGGTGACAGCTGGAGTGGCATAGAAGAAGCCAGTTTTCTTCTTGGTTTATATATCTTTGGAAAGAAACTGGTTCTGGTGAAGAAGTTTGTCGGGAGTAAACAGATGGGCGATGTATTGTCATTCTACCATGGGAAGTTTTACAAGTCTGACAGATACAAAAGATGGAAAGAATGCAAAAAAATGAGAAGCAGAAAATGTATATTTGGGCAAAGAATTTTTATGGGGCCAAGGCAACATGAGTTGTTTTCTCGTTTGTTTTCTCACGTGTcagaggagtgtcaaaattctTTGCTCGAG GTCTCGAAGACATTTGGGGAAGGAAAAATTTTACTAGAAGAATATGTATTCATTTTAAAGGCTAGAGTTGGATTGAATGCACTTGTAGAGGCAGTGGGAATTGGTACGGGAAAGAAAGATCTCACAGGCATTGCGACAGAGACTTTAAAGTCCAATCATGTTGCTCCCGTTCGCCCAGAAATACCAACTGGCAAAGCATGCTCCTCCCTTACACCACTAGAAATAGTCAACTTTCTAACTGGGGGCTTCCGGCTAAGCAAAGCCCGCTCAAGCGATCTCTTTTGGGAAGCTGTTTGGCCTCGTTTGCTTGCAAGAGGGTGGCATTCTGAGCAGCCTTATCCGGGTTTCTCCACTGGTTCCAAGAATTCATTGGTCTTTCTTATCCCTGGTATTAAGAAGTTTTCAAAAAGGAAACTGGTGAAGGGAAGCCACTACTTTGATTCTGTAAGTGATGTCCTGAATAAAGTTGCTTCAGACCCCAAGCTTCTTGAGCTTGAAACAGGAGCAAATAAAGAAAATGGGTGGACAGATGAAACAAAGCTGGACGAACATGACTTCCCAAATCAGCAACGCCACTGTTATCTGCAGCCTCGTACTCCAAATCGTAGTAGTGCAGATGTCGTGAAGTTTACAGTTGTGGATACAAGTCTGTCTAATCGGAAAACATCCAAGGTGAGGGAACTGAGAAGCTTACCATTTGAATTGGATGCCTCCACCTCCAGAAGTGATtctgatgatgacgatgaggatgCTTCTGAAGATTCAACAGATAAATCTAATTCTGCTGATTCCTTGTGTTCACAGAGGATCCATGTTTCGAAGTCCATCTGTTTGGGTAGAAGCGAATTCAAAATAAGCGATGACaaatattttgaatatgatACTTCAGAGTGGGAGCATCAAGCTTCTGGTCAAGGTTTGACCACTGTGACTGCAGATCTCTCTAAGAATGAGAACATTGGTATATGCAATGACATGCGGCACAGGAAAGCTACGAAGTGCCAAAAGATCCAGAAAATGGTTTCTGAAAAGGAAAATCATGTGGCCCCTGTTTTAAAAAGACGTCAACAGTTAGTTGCTTGTAATCTCACATATACCATCCCCAGCAGGAACCACTTCTTGCAAGGTCCCTTGTTACAGCAAGATGCATGCAGCTCTGAAGACCACCCTGAACTTAGTGAGAAAACTCCCTCTCAAGTGGATCTATCCGAAGAGAAGTTATCATCCACCAGTACTTTGTCTAGAGGAGCCAGTCCAGTTAATAATGGTGAAGGCAAACGTGGCGATAGTTTGCGCGTGGAAACATTTCATGAGAATCCTCAGTGCCGTACATTTTTTGACTTGAACATGCCCCCCTCTCTAGATGCTGAAACTGATGAACCTTTCACAATGACAGAAAGACAAGATGATCAAACAAAACAGGAACCGGATACCGCTTCCCATTCAACTCAGCCCTCTGAATGTGGGGATATTTCTGAATTGCAGTCTGCAATGAACTCTCGGAGACAGAGCACAAGAAACCGACCACTGACCACTAAGGTACTGGAATCTTTTGCTTATGGATTTTTCGACACCAAGCAGAAGCGGAAGAGTAGGGATGAATTTCCCCAAGACAACTCCATATTAAGGCCATCCAAGCGTGCTCGCACGAAGGTGAGAGCTCCGGACAGTTTTGATACTAGTCTCCCGGATTTCAGCATGCAGGAAACCGGGAGTGCTACCCCCAATAACAACGCTGACGGGTACAGCGAGCTTGACATGGTCTCCCAAGTCAGTTAG
- the LOC103452931 gene encoding uncharacterized protein isoform X2 has translation MDSVEGDSHGDINDDESAEHSFPPEASDPCGVSGDPELGPRVGDDYQAEIPCLIAVSDYVRLLKNPIDAEIAGGSPHGLGMGLPIPVMWINEEFESNKYEHVKETLIVSESDNIKCKAQPMDVKFKNGTTSGESEKLVLKQELMAQMYKKPGGVYCPVPGSGGDSWSGIEEASFLLGLYIFGKKLVLVKKFVGSKQMGDVLSFYHGKFYKSDRYKRWKECKKMRSRKCIFGQRIFMGPRQHELFSRLFSHVSEECQNSLLEVSKTFGEGKILLEEYVFILKARVGLNALVEAVGIGTGKKDLTGIATETLKSNHVAPVRPEIPTGKACSSLTPLEIVNFLTGGFRLSKARSSDLFWEAVWPRLLARGWHSEQPYPGFSTGSKNSLVFLIPGIKKFSKRKLVKGSHYFDSVSDVLNKVASDPKLLELETGANKENGWTDETKLDEHDFPNQQRHCYLQPRTPNRSSADVVKFTVVDTSLSNRKTSKVRELRSLPFELDASTSRSDSDDDDEDASEDSTDKSNSADSLCSQRIHVSKSICLGRSEFKISDDKYFEYDTSEWEHQASGQGLTTVTADLSKNENIGICNDMRHRKATKCQKIQKMVSEKENHVAPVLKRRQQLVACNLTYTIPSRNHFLQGPLLQQDACSSEDHPELSEKTPSQVDLSEEKLSSTSTLSRGASPVNNGEGKRGDSLRVETFHENPQCRTFFDLNMPPSLDAETDEPFTMTERQDDQTKQEPDTASHSTQPSECGDISELQSAMNSRRQSTRNRPLTTKVLESFAYGFFDTKQKRKSRDEFPQDNSILRPSKRARTKVRAPDSFDTSLPDFSMQETGSATPNNNADGYSELDMVSQVS, from the exons ATGGATTCAGTTGAAGGAGATAGCCATGGGGATATCAATGACGATGAATCAGCGGAGCATTCATTTCCTCCAGAAGCTTCTGATCCATGTGGTGTCTCTGGTGACCCTGAGCTAGGTCCTAGAGTTGGAGATGACTACCAGGCTGAAATTCCCTGTCTAATAGCTGTTTCTGACTATGTACGACTTTTAAAGAACCCAATTGATGCAGAAATTGCTGGCGGTAGTCCCCATGGTTTAGGAATGGGGTTACCCATACCAGTAATGTGGATCAATGAGGAATTTGAGAGCAACAAATATGAACATGTCAAAGAGACCCTGATTGTTTCAGAAAGTGACAACATAAAATGCAAAGCTCAGCCAATGGATGTTAAATTCAAGAATGGGACAACATCAGGTGAGTCAGAAAAGTTAGTATTGAAACAAGAACTGATGGCTCAAATGTATAAAAAGCCTGGAGGTGTGTATTGTCCGGTTCCTGGTTCTGGAGGTGACAGCTGGAGTGGCATAGAAGAAGCCAGTTTTCTTCTTGGTTTATATATCTTTGGAAAGAAACTGGTTCTGGTGAAGAAGTTTGTCGGGAGTAAACAGATGGGCGATGTATTGTCATTCTACCATGGGAAGTTTTACAAGTCTGACAGATACAAAAGATGGAAAGAATGCAAAAAAATGAGAAGCAGAAAATGTATATTTGGGCAAAGAATTTTTATGGGGCCAAGGCAACATGAGTTGTTTTCTCGTTTGTTTTCTCACGTGTcagaggagtgtcaaaattctTTGCTCGAG GTCTCGAAGACATTTGGGGAAGGAAAAATTTTACTAGAAGAATATGTATTCATTTTAAAGGCTAGAGTTGGATTGAATGCACTTGTAGAGGCAGTGGGAATTGGTACGGGAAAGAAAGATCTCACAGGCATTGCGACAGAGACTTTAAAGTCCAATCATGTTGCTCCCGTTCGCCCAGAAATACCAACTGGCAAAGCATGCTCCTCCCTTACACCACTAGAAATAGTCAACTTTCTAACTGGGGGCTTCCGGCTAAGCAAAGCCCGCTCAAGCGATCTCTTTTGGGAAGCTGTTTGGCCTCGTTTGCTTGCAAGAGGGTGGCATTCTGAGCAGCCTTATCCGGGTTTCTCCACTGGTTCCAAGAATTCATTGGTCTTTCTTATCCCTGGTATTAAGAAGTTTTCAAAAAGGAAACTGGTGAAGGGAAGCCACTACTTTGATTCTGTAAGTGATGTCCTGAATAAAGTTGCTTCAGACCCCAAGCTTCTTGAGCTTGAAACAGGAGCAAATAAAGAAAATGGGTGGACAGATGAAACAAAGCTGGACGAACATGACTTCCCAAATCAGCAACGCCACTGTTATCTGCAGCCTCGTACTCCAAATCGTAGTAGTGCAGATGTCGTGAAGTTTACAGTTGTGGATACAAGTCTGTCTAATCGGAAAACATCCAAGGTGAGGGAACTGAGAAGCTTACCATTTGAATTGGATGCCTCCACCTCCAGAAGTGATtctgatgatgacgatgaggatgCTTCTGAAGATTCAACAGATAAATCTAATTCTGCTGATTCCTTGTGTTCACAGAGGATCCATGTTTCGAAGTCCATCTGTTTGGGTAGAAGCGAATTCAAAATAAGCGATGACaaatattttgaatatgatACTTCAGAGTGGGAGCATCAAGCTTCTGGTCAAGGTTTGACCACTGTGACTGCAGATCTCTCTAAGAATGAGAACATTGGTATATGCAATGACATGCGGCACAGGAAAGCTACGAAGTGCCAAAAGATCCAGAAAATGGTTTCTGAAAAGGAAAATCATGTGGCCCCTGTTTTAAAAAGACGTCAACAGTTAGTTGCTTGTAATCTCACATATACCATCCCCAGCAGGAACCACTTCTTGCAAGGTCCCTTGTTACAGCAAGATGCATGCAGCTCTGAAGACCACCCTGAACTTAGTGAGAAAACTCCCTCTCAAGTGGATCTATCCGAAGAGAAGTTATCATCCACCAGTACTTTGTCTAGAGGAGCCAGTCCAGTTAATAATGGTGAAGGCAAACGTGGCGATAGTTTGCGCGTGGAAACATTTCATGAGAATCCTCAGTGCCGTACATTTTTTGACTTGAACATGCCCCCCTCTCTAGATGCTGAAACTGATGAACCTTTCACAATGACAGAAAGACAAGATGATCAAACAAAACAGGAACCGGATACCGCTTCCCATTCAACTCAGCCCTCTGAATGTGGGGATATTTCTGAATTGCAGTCTGCAATGAACTCTCGGAGACAGAGCACAAGAAACCGACCACTGACCACTAAGGTACTGGAATCTTTTGCTTATGGATTTTTCGACACCAAGCAGAAGCGGAAGAGTAGGGATGAATTTCCCCAAGACAACTCCATATTAAGGCCATCCAAGCGTGCTCGCACGAAGGTGAGAGCTCCGGACAGTTTTGATACTAGTCTCCCGGATTTCAGCATGCAGGAAACCGGGAGTGCTACCCCCAATAACAACGCTGACGGGTACAGCGAGCTTGACATGGTCTCCCAAGTCAGTTAG